A genomic segment from Torulaspora globosa chromosome 3, complete sequence encodes:
- the DUT1 gene encoding bifunctional dITP/dUTP diphosphatase (ancestral locus Anc_7.173), with protein MTEQQLKQQKLSQSLKVQLRSPDAKAPTKGSASAAGYDIYASKHTVIPAQGQGLASTDISFTVPVGTYGRIAPRSGLAVKHGIQTGAGVVDRDYTGEVKVVLFNHSTEDFVINKGDRIAQLILEKIVDDAEVVVVENLDQTDRGVGGFGSTGK; from the coding sequence ATGACTGAGCAACAATTGAAACAGCAGAAGCTTTCGCAGTCCTTGAAAGTTCAATTGAGGTCGCCAGATGCCAAAGCGCCAACCAAAGGCTCCGCCAGCGCTGCTGGCTACGATATCTACGCTTCTAAACACACGGTGATCCCAGCCCAGGGCCAGGGTCTGGCCTCGACGGATATCTCCTTCACGGTTCCAGTGGGTACTTACGGCAGAATCGCCCCCAGATCTGGGCTCGCCGTGAAACACGGCATCCAGACCGGCGCGGGCGTAGTCGACAGAGACTACACGGGCGAAGTGAAGGTGGTGCTATTCAACCACTCTACAGAGGATTTCGTGATCAACAAGGGTGATCGCATCGCGCAATTGATCCTGGAGAAGATCGTTGACGACGCAGAAGTGGTCGTCGTGGAAAACCTCGACCAAACCGACAGAGGAGTTGGTGGATTCGGCAGCACAGGTAAATAG